The following is a genomic window from Bosea sp. RAC05.
GGCATCCGGCGACAGCAGGAAGGCGATGGTGCCGGCGATCTCGTCGCTGCGGCCATAGCGCTGCATCGGCACGCGCTGGCGCCGCTCCTCCGTCGCCGGCAGGCTGTCGATCCAGCCCGGCTGGACGTTGTTCATGCGGATGTTGTCGGCGCCATACTGGTCGACAAAGATCTTGGTGAAGGTCGCGAGCCCCGCCCGCGCCATCGCCGAGGTCGGGAACATCGCCTCGGGCTCGAAGGCCCAGGCCGTGGTGATGTTGACGATCGCGCCGGATTTCTGCGCCTGCATGATCGGTGTCACCAGCCGGATCGCCCGTAACGCGCTCAGGAAATAGACGTCGAGCCCGCGCTGCCAGTCCTCGTCCTTGATCTCGAGCAGCGGCCCACGAGGCCCGTGGCCGGCGCTGTTGACCAGCGCGTCGACGCGGCCCCAGCGCTCCATCGTGAGGTCGACCAGGCGCTTCACGTTGTCGCCGGAGAGGTTCGAGCCGGTGACCCCGAGCCCGCCCAACTCTTGCGCCAGCGCCTCGCCCTTGCCGGATGAGGAGAGGATCGCGACGTCGTAGCCGTCCTTCGCGAGGCGGCGCGCCGTCGCCGCGCCCATGCCGCTGCCGCCCGCCGTGACGATCGCCACCTTCTTGGTCATGTCGGTCTCCTCGCTTGTCTCGCGCTCGTTGTAGCAAATAGGCTGCCGTTGCGGATAGGGGCTCTCGTCAGGATGCAGGCCCGGGCGGAACGTCGTTGCGTCGCCCGATACGCCTGTTGCGAGTGAGCGGAGCCCTCGCCCGGCCTCGGATGCCCAAGACGCCGACCGCGGCGAGCCGCGGCTGGCACGAGCCTTGCCTCGGATAAAAGCCACCCAGAATGGCCTTCACAAATCAAAAAACAGGGGAACGAAGACCGATGCAGATGCCGAATCTCAGGAAGACCGCCGCGCTCCTGGCCTTCGCGGCCGCCACCATCGGCCTGTCGATGGAAGCCTCGGCGCAGGCGACGCTCGCCCAGATCAAGGCGAGGGGCGCCCTCAACTGTCAGGTCGGCCCGTCGACGGCGGGCTTCTACTCGCTGGGCGCCGACGGCAGCTGGTCGGGCATGGACGTCGACATCTGCCGCGGTCTGGCGGCGGCGATCTTCGACGATCCCAAGAAGGTCCAGTACCAGTCGGTGACCTCCGCCGTGCGCTTCACCGCGCTCGCCAACGGCGAGTCCGACGTGCTTTCGCGCACGACGACCTGGACGGCGGTGCGCGACACCCAGCTCGGCCTCGAATTCGCGGGCGTGAATTTCTACGACGGCCAGGGCTTCATGGTGCCCAAGGCCTCGAACATCAAATCCGCCAAGGAGCTCAACGGCGCCACCGTCTGCGTGCTGACCGGCACGACGACGGAGCTCAACCTGGCCGACTATTTCCGCGCCAACAACATGACCTTCAAGCCGGTCACCAACGAGAA
Proteins encoded in this region:
- a CDS encoding SDR family oxidoreductase, with amino-acid sequence MTKKVAIVTAGGSGMGAATARRLAKDGYDVAILSSSGKGEALAQELGGLGVTGSNLSGDNVKRLVDLTMERWGRVDALVNSAGHGPRGPLLEIKDEDWQRGLDVYFLSALRAIRLVTPIMQAQKSGAIVNITTAWAFEPEAMFPTSAMARAGLATFTKIFVDQYGADNIRMNNVQPGWIDSLPATEERRQRVPMQRYGRSDEIAGTIAFLLSPDAGYITGQNIRVDGGLTRSI
- a CDS encoding amino acid ABC transporter substrate-binding protein; this encodes MPNLRKTAALLAFAAATIGLSMEASAQATLAQIKARGALNCQVGPSTAGFYSLGADGSWSGMDVDICRGLAAAIFDDPKKVQYQSVTSAVRFTALANGESDVLSRTTTWTAVRDTQLGLEFAGVNFYDGQGFMVPKASNIKSAKELNGATVCVLTGTTTELNLADYFRANNMTFKPVTNENINVLVETYLSGGCDAYTNDKSSLASRRSSLAKPDEHILLPETISKEPLGPVVRHGDANWGDIVRWTLFGMIEAEELGVTSANVAEMAKSANPNIRRLLGVEGNIGEGMGLPKDFMARVLKHVGNYGESYERNVGVKTPVNIPRDGSLNALWTKGGILYPMPFR